The sequence below is a genomic window from Iodobacter fluviatilis.
CAGAAGACCTGTATTAAGCTTTGGCGAGCCATGCAGATTTCCCCAAACCAGTATCCCGCCCGAAATGGTATACAAGGCAAACAAAATCAAAATAAAAGGGATATATTCCTCAATCATTGCGTGTGCAATCACTCCCAGCGAAGCAGGCACACCAAAGACCATGGTAAACGGCAGTAAAAAACATGCAGCCCAGAAAGCAGCAACTTTACCAAAATGGCAATGCCAGAAATGAGGTGCAAACAAAGGAAATAGCGCAATTGAAAGCAATATACCTACAAAAGGCAAGGCCCAGGCCAAGCTTAATGTGGCGCCATCAAAATCTGCGGCTAAAGCAAATCCTGGTATTAAGCTTAAGGCTAATAAAAATAAGTGTTTTTTCATTTTTGGATAAATTCGATTTTGTAACCATCCGGATCTTCAACAAAAGCAATGATGGTGCTGCCATGTTTCATAGGGCCTGGCTCACGCACAACCTTGCCGCCCTTTGCACGCACATCATTACAGCGCATATAAATATCATCTGTTTCAATCGCAATATGCCCGTAAGCATTGCCCAGATCATATTTTTCGGTATCCCAATTATGGGTAAGCTCCAGCACTGTGCCGCTGGCTTCATCTTCATAACCCAAGAACGCCAGCGTAAAACGGCCTTCTGTGAAGTCTGTGCGGCGCAATAAACGCATACCCAGCACTTCGATATAAAACTGAATAGATAGTTCAAGATTGCCCACACGGAGCATGGTATGCAGCAAGCGCATGACGATTATCCAATTCAAGAAAACTTAAGTTTACCGTGTTTCTATAAACTTGCCGCAATAACACTTTTGCATAAATTCACGATTTTTTTACCTGTATAAAACAGCACAGGGGAAAGGAAATCAAAAAAACAGATACAATATCTGTACAAGGGCACAATAAAAAATATTTATTAAAATCATAGAGTAAACAACAAATCATGCTGATTACGGCCGCAAAATTCCTCACAAGGCTTGACACAAAATCTCAATCCATTACAATGCGTCCTCTCTGAAGTGAGAGCGGGTCGTTAGCTCAGTTGGTAGAGCAGCGGACTTTTAATCCGTTTGTCGCAGGTTCGAATCCCGCACGACCCACCACTCTTCTCACTCAATGTGTGTTCAGGGCTGTTAGCTCAGCTGGTAGAGCAGCGGACTCTTAATCCGTAGGTCGACAGTTCGAATCTGTCACAGCCCACCATAATTAGATGTGATATCTAGCCCAATCCAAAAGATTGGGCTTTTTGTTGCCTGCTTCCTGCACATACTCCTGTACCTCCATCAATCAGCGCTTGAGCACTGACCCCCTCTGCCCCGGATTCTTGACACCACCGCTTACACCAGCCAAACAGCTTATATAGCACACGCCCCTGATCAAAAAGCATACCTTTATAATATGTCTGTCCATTTTGCAGCCGCCGTAACGGACTTATACATTTAAACAAAGACTTGGTTGCGCTAGGGGAGAAACATCCCTAGCCCGTCCTCAAAGGTTAATCGCTGATTTTATTCCGGAACAATAACGCCTATGTATTCGATTCGGATTCGACTCATTGTGTTATTTATCGTGATGACCACATCCATCCTGGCTGCATTTGGCATTTATGCTCAGGGTTTGCTCTCCCGTGAGCTGGAGTTGCGTTTTGAGCAATTGCAAAAAGAAACAGTAACCCGGCTCACCATTAGCTTGCCCCGGCCGCTATGGGATCTAAGCCCTGCATCCGCGCAAAGAATACTGAGCGCTGAAATACTCCCCGAAGAAGTGCGTGGTATTTTAGTCGTGGATTCTGATGGTGAGCGATTTGCTTCTGTACAAAAAAACTCAAACAAGCAAATTACAAACCAATGGACAGTCATTCAGGGAATTCATGTCACCCTGCCACTTTACCGTGATACAGACGCCTCAAATAGCACGAGCAAAAGCACACGCTTGGGAGAAGTAAGGGTTTATTTTTCTAGGGAGTACATTGACGCGGCCCTGAGCGCCAATATCTGGCGAAGAACACTGGAAATCTTAGTCATAGACTCTATCCTGCTGCTTGCCTTTACTTTTAGCTTAAGAATGGTGTTTACCCCTCTGGCTCAGTTGCGCGATGCCCTCTTCGCTTTATCACGCCATGATAGCGATGAAGCAGAAGAGCTGGCTGAGACACAACTCAGCGAATTTAGTGAAGTCATTCAAGGCTTCAACCAGACTCAGCGCAAACTCAAGCGCATTATGGGCCGCCGCCGTCAAGCAGAAGAAGCCAACAAACAAGCCTATACCGATTTGCAAGCGGCTCAGGCATCTTTGCTTCAATCAGAAAAAATGGCTTGTCTGGGCAGCTTAGTCGCCGGGGTAGCCCATGAAATCAATACACCTGTTGGAATTGTACTGACCAGCGCCTCTGTACTCAGCGATGCAACGTCGCAACTCAAAAATGCGATGAGTGATGGTGCAATTCGAAAATCTTCGGTCATGCTTTATATCGAAACAGCAGAACAAACATCCCAACTGATTATGAGCAACGCGGAACGGGCTGCCACACTAATCCAAAGCTTTAAACAGGTGGCAGTCGATCAGACCAGCGAGCTGCGGCGGGAATATAAATTAAAAGAGTATATCGATGAAGTCATTTCAAGCCTGCACCCTGCCCTCAAACAAAATGATGCACAGGTCACGGTAAACTGCCCGGCTGAGATTGTTTTAGAGGGCTATCCAGGGGCGATGGCACAGGTCATTACCAACCTCACAATGAATGCGCTAGCCCATGCCTTTACCCCGGAAAAACAGGGGCAAATTGTAATCAGCGCTGAGCAAAACGGGGAACTTGTGAATATGAGTTTCAAAGACAATGGCAAAGGAATTTCGCAAGAGCATATCAGTAAAATATTTGATCCATTTTTTACAACTAAACGTGGCCAAGGCGGTACCGGGCTGGGGTTGAATATTGTATTCAATATCATCAATAAGCAATTTGGCGGCTCAATTACGGTGCAAAGCCCTCCAAGCGAAGGCACTCGTTTTATACTGCAGTTTCCATCAGTCAGCCCACAAACAACGCCCGACCAGCCTTAAAAAATAGATCAGCAAAATTATTTTTTATAAACAGTTTGACAATTGAAATTTATACGCTATAATCCGCATCTCTTTAGAGCGGGTCGTTAGCTCAGTTGGTAGAGCAGCGGACTTTTAATCCGTTTGTCGCAGGTTCGAATCCCGCACGACCCACCAAGTATATTAAGCATTTAGCCCAATCTTCGGATTGGGCTTTTTGTTTTTCAGCCGCCAGAACCGCTTTCAGCCTGATTTATGGGTTGCCTTATTTATTCTGCACAAATCTACTCCGGTTCACATCACACACAACCATAACCCATTCGCCTATTTTTAATGGTGAGCGGCCTTTGCACGTCTATAACGATTTATCCCATATGCGGAGCATCGTTATGCGCTTCTTTTACGCCCTTCTCTTTATAAACTCTGCAACCTTTGCTGCCGGGCCCGTGCCCCAGCTAGGACAATGGGAAATCACCAGTGAAATGCTACCTGAACAAAAAGCAATGATGAGCCAGATGAAGCCGGAAATGCTGAAACAAATGCAGCAGCCCAATATGCGCTTTGATCCTAAAGCTGGAAACATAATCATGTCGTCCTGCTTATCCAAAGACAAAGAAGCCAGCTGGCAGCTGATGGTGCACAAGCAGCAGAAAAATTGCGACATGCCCAAAATCAGCAATAGCGGCAATACGGTCATCATGGATATGCAATGCCATCAGCCACAGCCTTCAGCCATGCACAGCGTCATTCAATTCAGCCCGGCCAGAGACAGCTATCAGTTCGAACATCAGATCAAAGCTCAGGATAAAACAATGACAGTAAAAGGCAGCGCTAGGCGGCTAGGGGATTGCAAATAAGACGTGCAAAAGAAACGTGGGCAGAGCTGCCCACGTTAAGGAGTATTTAGCCTTGAATACGGAAGGTCCGCAGGAATGGGGTATTGGTTTGTGGCCCGAACCAGCGATTAAAAATCAACTCTGCTTCGCCGCTTTTTTCGGTTTCTAATAATGTTTCATTAACCAGATTAAGCAGGCGTTTCTCATTCAGTTTCACCGCTACAGAAAGAATCTCTGTGGCATTTGAAAAACTCGACAATTCATAATGTGATTTCGCAGTCATAGAGTTCAAAGCACCCGCCAAAGTGGGTTCGTCATCCATCACCACGTCTACAGCGCCCTGCTCTAATGATTTAACGGCATCAGAAACATCCGCATAAGCCACAACATTGGCTTTGGGATAGAGCTTTCTGGACAAATCTTCGCCTGTAGTCCCCTTGGAAACAGCAATTCGCGCCCTAGACAAAGATTCTGAAGTGGGATATCTGCCCTTTTTACTCAAGGCTTTTTGCGAGGCAACAAAATAACCAATACTGCAGGCCACTTCACGCTCACGCTCAGGCGTTTTGGTAAATGCGGCAACAATCACATCTACTTTGCCGGATTTTACACTGGGTATCCGCTCAGCTGGATCTACATCCTGCACCAGCAGTTTAACACCTAGCTTTTTTGCAATAGCCGCTGCAAAATCCACGTCATAACCTGAAACAGTTTGATTTTTATTTCTTTGCCCGAATGGCGGAACATCTGCAGACACGCCCGCAATCAACGTACCACGCGCTTTAATTTTATCCAGTAGATCAGCATGCGCCAACACACTGATCATGCTCAGTAAACCCGCCAAAAGTAATCGTTGCATACAAAGCTCCAGGCAATAAACAGCACATCATTGCCGTATCAGATTAGAGATAACTAATCTTAAAGCCCTTTCACAACGACAGTCATACTGTGGTAATCACCAACTGTGGAACACCCTTAACTGTGCTTACATTCAAAAGCAGCACAATAAGCAGTTTCACTTACTTTTGACGGGCATTTGTTACAAAATTACAACAATAATATTACAAGTAAAACTTACAAAAGAATGCGTGGTGTTGTTAAATTAACCACGAATTTTAAAAGTACGTGGAAATGGTGTTGCCGTTTGCGGGCCAAACCACTGATTAAAGATTCGCTCTGCCTCACCGGTGTTTTCCATTTCGATCAGCGTTTCATTAATCAGATTCATCAAACGCTTTTCACCTAATTTAGCGGCGATGGCATAAATCTCGGTGGCGTTTGCATAGCTGGACAATTCAAACTGAGTCTTATTGGACATCTTGCTTAAAGAGCGTGCCAGTGAAGGCTCGTCATCCACCACGGCATCAATTTTTCCATCTTCTAAAAAACGCACCGCTTCAGGAATATCATCAAAAGCAATAACCGTTGCCTTTGGATACTGCTTGCGTACCAAATCTGAGCCTGTTGTTCCACGAGCTACGCCAATATTGGCTTTTGCTAGGGATTCTGGTGAAGGAAACTTACCCTTCTTTGATAAAACTTTTTGTGCAGCAACAAAATAGCCATTACTGCAGTTAACTTCGCGCTCACGCTCGGCTGTTTTGGTAAACGTAGCAACCAAGATATCAATCTTGCCCGTCTTGACCGCAGAAATACGCTCATTTGGATCTAAATCCTGCACTACAAGCTTTACACCTAATTTCTTAGCAATCGCACCCGCAAAATCCACATCGTAGCCAGAAACAGTCTGGTTTTTATTTCTTTGGCCAAATGGCGGTATATCGGCACGAACACCGGCCACCATAGATCCACGGGCTTTAATCGTATCTAACAAGTCAGCGTGAGACGCTAGGCTGCTTAATGCAAACAACGAAGCAAGCAAAAATTTATTCATTTTTATAAACCCTAAAGTTGTCACTGTCATTTACAAGCCGGTCAGGTTTGTACCGATACATAAGCTTTTACTAATCTTATGCGTTTAAGATAATTTAACAATAGGGGATAAATCGCAGGTGCAGCTACCTGAAAACAGTGCTAACGCTTTTTTTTGCAGCAGATGAGCAAAGACAGGCCGGCTTTTATGGATAAAAACGCCTTCGATCAGGCCACTGCTAAAAACTGCTTACTCAAAATAAAACAGCCCCGCTGCGTTTACTTAAAAACGAGCGGGGCCATTAACCCAACCAAATAACATTTAACAGCTTAGCTTCTCAAAGCAGCAGTCACGCCAACTTAAGACTTAATAAAGCTCCTGATCTGGCCTAACAACTCCTCTTCCTGATAAGGCTTTCCAAGGAAGGCATTCACGCCCAGCTCAAATGCGTAGTTCTTATGTTTATCAGCAGTTCGCGAAGTAATCATGATGATAGGAATCTGCCGCGTGCTTTCATTGGCCCGTACATTCCGGGTGAGCTCAAACCCATCCATGCGC
It includes:
- a CDS encoding DUF3617 domain-containing protein, which gives rise to MRFFYALLFINSATFAAGPVPQLGQWEITSEMLPEQKAMMSQMKPEMLKQMQQPNMRFDPKAGNIIMSSCLSKDKEASWQLMVHKQQKNCDMPKISNSGNTVIMDMQCHQPQPSAMHSVIQFSPARDSYQFEHQIKAQDKTMTVKGSARRLGDCK
- a CDS encoding transporter substrate-binding domain-containing protein, giving the protein MNKFLLASLFALSSLASHADLLDTIKARGSMVAGVRADIPPFGQRNKNQTVSGYDVDFAGAIAKKLGVKLVVQDLDPNERISAVKTGKIDILVATFTKTAEREREVNCSNGYFVAAQKVLSKKGKFPSPESLAKANIGVARGTTGSDLVRKQYPKATVIAFDDIPEAVRFLEDGKIDAVVDDEPSLARSLSKMSNKTQFELSSYANATEIYAIAAKLGEKRLMNLINETLIEMENTGEAERIFNQWFGPQTATPFPRTFKIRG
- the gloA gene encoding lactoylglutathione lyase, with protein sequence MRLLHTMLRVGNLELSIQFYIEVLGMRLLRRTDFTEGRFTLAFLGYEDEASGTVLELTHNWDTEKYDLGNAYGHIAIETDDIYMRCNDVRAKGGKVVREPGPMKHGSTIIAFVEDPDGYKIEFIQK
- a CDS encoding transporter substrate-binding domain-containing protein, giving the protein MQRLLLAGLLSMISVLAHADLLDKIKARGTLIAGVSADVPPFGQRNKNQTVSGYDVDFAAAIAKKLGVKLLVQDVDPAERIPSVKSGKVDVIVAAFTKTPEREREVACSIGYFVASQKALSKKGRYPTSESLSRARIAVSKGTTGEDLSRKLYPKANVVAYADVSDAVKSLEQGAVDVVMDDEPTLAGALNSMTAKSHYELSSFSNATEILSVAVKLNEKRLLNLVNETLLETEKSGEAELIFNRWFGPQTNTPFLRTFRIQG
- a CDS encoding sensor histidine kinase codes for the protein MYSIRIRLIVLFIVMTTSILAAFGIYAQGLLSRELELRFEQLQKETVTRLTISLPRPLWDLSPASAQRILSAEILPEEVRGILVVDSDGERFASVQKNSNKQITNQWTVIQGIHVTLPLYRDTDASNSTSKSTRLGEVRVYFSREYIDAALSANIWRRTLEILVIDSILLLAFTFSLRMVFTPLAQLRDALFALSRHDSDEAEELAETQLSEFSEVIQGFNQTQRKLKRIMGRRRQAEEANKQAYTDLQAAQASLLQSEKMACLGSLVAGVAHEINTPVGIVLTSASVLSDATSQLKNAMSDGAIRKSSVMLYIETAEQTSQLIMSNAERAATLIQSFKQVAVDQTSELRREYKLKEYIDEVISSLHPALKQNDAQVTVNCPAEIVLEGYPGAMAQVITNLTMNALAHAFTPEKQGQIVISAEQNGELVNMSFKDNGKGISQEHISKIFDPFFTTKRGQGGTGLGLNIVFNIINKQFGGSITVQSPPSEGTRFILQFPSVSPQTTPDQP